In Vespa velutina chromosome 1, iVesVel2.1, whole genome shotgun sequence, the following proteins share a genomic window:
- the LOC124953086 gene encoding crossover junction endonuclease EME1 isoform X1: protein MSEVIVLSDSNESDSSIINQINPEIENSQQHSSSDDFDFPEVQFDYITNKNNITDTNKPCQRQCAINDNSKSLNVISNVETNNEMFTSTLSRKRSFTHDMSDSFESDRYEENICTNQQLFKEPIKKSKYKLKEERRKRQENLIKEKALKAITAKKLKNIKPGECIKFMKVILDKRIEEYNFHPEILVTLNDTNVSYNFISHLIPKSITWERSIEKDSVNENNKIYTKTIKQTEKHIIVIWNWNEVVEKLTDDSFCTSISYIRTLLPDYNMTLVIFGIQGYFLYYKKKNKLKNNKGSGSKSCNKIEDFKVYRESPEISKQQLEMCLAEIQIINKCNNRLVENAADLALMIYQYTKAIAEIPYKLEKKQHFDKEYNWYIAGDNRDTVRVDKDGNGLKRLWQQQLCQFNLSSLEIAEAICSVYKSPAQLVEAYMNCTSTDGSKLLKDLPIRRAVRPLSTTRRVGPELSKKVHIMFTSENGDILLGND from the exons atgtcagaAGTAATTGTATTAAGTGATTCCAACGAATCTGATTCatcgataattaatcaaattaatccagaaatagaaaattctcAACAGCATTCTTCATCTGATGATTTTGATTTTCCTGAAGTTCAGTTTGattatattactaataaaaataatattactgatACGAACAAACCATGTCAAAGACAATGCGCcataaatgataattctaAATCATTGAATGTTATTTCAAATGTTGAAACTAATAATGAAATGTTTACAAGTACGCTTTCTAGAAAGAGATCTTTTACGCATGATATGTCTGATTCTTTTGAATCTGATcgatatgaagaaaatatttgcacAAATCAACAATTGTTTAAAGAACCAataaaaaagagtaaatataaattgaaagaagaacGTCGTAAAAGACAAGAGAacttaataaaagaaaaagcattaAAAGCAATAACAgctaaaaaattaaagaatattaaaccaggtgaatgtataaaatttatgaaagttATTTTGGATAAACGTATAGAAGAATATAACTTTCATCCAGAAATTCTAGTAACATTAAATGATACAAAtgtatcatataattttatctcacATTTAATTCCTAAGAGTATAACTTGGGAGAGaagtatagaaaaagatagcgtaaatgaaaataataaaatatacacgaAAACTATTAAACAAACTGAGAAacatataattgttatttggAATTGGAATGAGGTAGTAGAAAAATTAACGGACGATAGTTTTTGTACAAGTATTTCTTATATAAGGACTTTATTGCCAGATTATAATATGACCTTAGTTATTTTTGGTATACAaggatattttctatattataagaaaaagaataaattaaaaaacaataaggGTTCAGGAAGTAAGTCATGTAATAAGATTGAAGACTTTAAAGTATATAGGGAATCTCCAGAAATTTCAAAACAACAACTAGAAATGTGTCTTGctgaaattcaaataattaataagtgtaataataGACTTGTTGAAAATGCAGCAGACTTAGCattaatgatttatcaatATACTAAAGCTATTGCAGAAATAccatataaattagaaaagaaacaacattttGACAAAGAATATAATTGGTACATAGCAGGAGATAATAGAGACACAGTACGGGTAGATAAAGATGGAAATGGATTGAAAAGATTATGGCAACAACAACTTTGTCAATTTAATTTGAGTAGCCTGGAAATTGCAGAAGCTATTTGTTCTGTATATAAAAGTCCAGCGCAGTTAGTTGAG GCTTATATGAATTGTACGTCTACAGATGGTagcaaattattaaaagatcttcct atTAGAAGAGCAGTAAGACCCCTTTCAACAACCAGACGAGTTGGTCCTGAATTAAGTAAAAAAGTTCATATCATGTTTACTTCTGAAAATGGTGATATTTTGCTTGgtaatgattaa
- the LOC124953086 gene encoding crossover junction endonuclease EME1 isoform X2, whose product MFTSTLSRKRSFTHDMSDSFESDRYEENICTNQQLFKEPIKKSKYKLKEERRKRQENLIKEKALKAITAKKLKNIKPGECIKFMKVILDKRIEEYNFHPEILVTLNDTNVSYNFISHLIPKSITWERSIEKDSVNENNKIYTKTIKQTEKHIIVIWNWNEVVEKLTDDSFCTSISYIRTLLPDYNMTLVIFGIQGYFLYYKKKNKLKNNKGSGSKSCNKIEDFKVYRESPEISKQQLEMCLAEIQIINKCNNRLVENAADLALMIYQYTKAIAEIPYKLEKKQHFDKEYNWYIAGDNRDTVRVDKDGNGLKRLWQQQLCQFNLSSLEIAEAICSVYKSPAQLVEAYMNCTSTDGSKLLKDLPIRRAVRPLSTTRRVGPELSKKVHIMFTSENGDILLGND is encoded by the exons ATGTTTACAAGTACGCTTTCTAGAAAGAGATCTTTTACGCATGATATGTCTGATTCTTTTGAATCTGATcgatatgaagaaaatatttgcacAAATCAACAATTGTTTAAAGAACCAataaaaaagagtaaatataaattgaaagaagaacGTCGTAAAAGACAAGAGAacttaataaaagaaaaagcattaAAAGCAATAACAgctaaaaaattaaagaatattaaaccaggtgaatgtataaaatttatgaaagttATTTTGGATAAACGTATAGAAGAATATAACTTTCATCCAGAAATTCTAGTAACATTAAATGATACAAAtgtatcatataattttatctcacATTTAATTCCTAAGAGTATAACTTGGGAGAGaagtatagaaaaagatagcgtaaatgaaaataataaaatatacacgaAAACTATTAAACAAACTGAGAAacatataattgttatttggAATTGGAATGAGGTAGTAGAAAAATTAACGGACGATAGTTTTTGTACAAGTATTTCTTATATAAGGACTTTATTGCCAGATTATAATATGACCTTAGTTATTTTTGGTATACAaggatattttctatattataagaaaaagaataaattaaaaaacaataaggGTTCAGGAAGTAAGTCATGTAATAAGATTGAAGACTTTAAAGTATATAGGGAATCTCCAGAAATTTCAAAACAACAACTAGAAATGTGTCTTGctgaaattcaaataattaataagtgtaataataGACTTGTTGAAAATGCAGCAGACTTAGCattaatgatttatcaatATACTAAAGCTATTGCAGAAATAccatataaattagaaaagaaacaacattttGACAAAGAATATAATTGGTACATAGCAGGAGATAATAGAGACACAGTACGGGTAGATAAAGATGGAAATGGATTGAAAAGATTATGGCAACAACAACTTTGTCAATTTAATTTGAGTAGCCTGGAAATTGCAGAAGCTATTTGTTCTGTATATAAAAGTCCAGCGCAGTTAGTTGAG GCTTATATGAATTGTACGTCTACAGATGGTagcaaattattaaaagatcttcct atTAGAAGAGCAGTAAGACCCCTTTCAACAACCAGACGAGTTGGTCCTGAATTAAGTAAAAAAGTTCATATCATGTTTACTTCTGAAAATGGTGATATTTTGCTTGgtaatgattaa
- the LOC124953140 gene encoding KAT8 regulatory NSL complex subunit 3 isoform X1 has protein sequence MTVKMSSGLVSSTSLGSYELPSPIGDTVEDNSNKFTTYLHQLAGINEMEVDVILKDHSYARPWNWKPENIYVKPIKKLFFPKINSVIQDEEIDVEKTDDEQPVPPLDLTRTRHVMDEFQRLANFARPDDNDDWEEKIDKSMWTSLQSRIFTKVIRILNSERLARLAKSNAIVEPIFRRTSINTTARRFRETLASAGWDWRLTQWLHGLLFDHLSQEYLAIYLDILQTLRLKIPQLVDKMITVQPNINAKNGSITWETLGSLLKRTWDPIAPTLNNNRLKKLPGNPILIIAPSSIGSSISSRQHKWITQLGALGMVVNVHTHIGLAANRMTMMVCIDQLIQAMRAKIQDIKSDCPGRPIILVGFNTGAALACQVAQMEHVTAVICLGFPFSTVEGKRGSPDDTLLDIRCPVMFIIGQNASLVRPDDLEDLREKMLVETSLVVIGTADDYLRISTAKKISEGITQSMVDRCILEEIGDFVGSILLQPHPLPLRSVSVTNCENKNNKKESRKRRNSTSSSVESEPNSPTLKISRPNTPVSTVSVGSSTSLAQVTRAGSFSTQPTLVTVTGQHINQNSTIRRKSRVISNPKAQFVEHLITSRVPAQKITNSTSGGITLNIGSLASLAPIGPIRLGSSVDQTNTVKTINTSKSSIASNKIPKIISSNIPLQNVPKMKAIVSTNKTFSKVISSNYRHTNIIDKNGDTKLINVLTTGNQSRINPLSAAGHSKSTNGEINGALSTLLHNGKSSTATINGSPSSRISLSSSILLTPNISSTTNTAATTSTVTKAMENREPSNSSQHVALNPTHIWDIPKISQLSSQTVSTNKDSISTIAGNTTAINENIQSTRTTSSSVTVPFTFHKTGTNVAMSNQLKLSHNVTKTMPKITLNTNNLQRIQKGRSQTALKKNIVNDIDDDLGNILDIPIIFAKDDDSLNNVEKVYTSQAADSKEKYVPKFSNTTKVVLISNKHDKLQHTSNKFVTPTTQTIICPNVPVQNMNHVILQTQSQSSVIKTKTRLGLPAQSRSNQPTIKYTKIILAKRNNTQSSQVDKNEQVLLSKTSQRLNKPKVCIFEKNDHKYAPPQIKYQENSSNDVIEIEDAIKTNIIERKYVTIPEIDLTSPTKCNEREISNEREVKFENKEHTEHATFNSITGLET, from the exons atgacAGTAAAAATGTCATCTGGATTGGTTTCTTCTACTTCACTAGGTAGCTATGAGCTACCAAGTCCGATAGGAGATACAGTGGaagataattctaataaatttacaaCATATCTGCATCAACTTGCTGGTATCAATGAAATGGAGGTTGATGTGATACTTAAAGATCATTCTTATGCTCGTCCATGGAATTGGAAAccagaaaatatttatgttaaaccaataaaaaaattattttttccaaaaattaattcagttat ACAAGATGAAGAGATTGATGTAGAGAAAACTGATGATGAGCAGCCAGTTCCACCTTTAGATTTAACAAGAACGCGACATGTTATGGATGAATTCCAGCGATTAGCAAATTTTGCAAGACCAGATGATAATGACGActgggaagaaaaaatagacaaGTCGATGTGGACATCTTTACAAAGTCGAATATTTACTAAAGTCATTAGAATATTGAATTCTGAGCGACTTGCAAGATTAGCAAAGTCAAATGCTATAGTAGAGCCAATTTTTCGTCGTACATCAATAAATACTACAGCAAGACGATTTAGAGAAACTTTAGCATCAGCTGGTTGGGATTGGAGATTAACTCAATGGTTACATGGTTTATTATTTGATCATCTTTCTCAAGAGTACTTAGCTATTTATCTTGATATCTTACAAACATTGAGATTAAAAATTCCACAACTTGTGGATAAAATGATAACAGTACAACCAAATATTAATGCAAAAAATGGTTCAATAACATGGGAAACTCTAGGTTCTCTGTTAAAACGAACGTGGGATCCAATTGCTCctacattaaataataacaggCTT AAGAAACTCCCAGGAAATCCCATTTTAATAATAGCTCCATCCAGTATTGGGTCCAGTATTTCTTCTCGTCAACATAAATGGATTACACAGTTAGGAGCATTAGGAATGGTTGTTAATGTGCATACACATATAGGATTAGCCGCTAACAGAATGACAATGATGGTATGCATTGATCAACTAATTCAAGCTATGCGAGCTAAAATACAGGATATTAAAAGTGATTGTCCTGGCAGACCAATAATTCTTGTTGGTTTCAATACTGGAGCAGCTTTGGCTTGTcag gtGGCACAAATGGAACACGTAACTGCAGTAATTTGCCttggttttcctttttctactgTCGAAGGAAAACGAGGTTCACCCGATGATACGTTACTAGATATTCGTTGTCctgttatgtttattataggACAAAATGCTTCTTTAGTAAGACCTGATGATTTAGAAGATCTTCGTGAAAAAATGTTAGTTGAAACAAGTTTGGTAGTGATTGGAACTGCAGATGATTATCTACGAATATCGACTGCTAAGAAAATATCAGAGGGTATTACACAAAGCATGGTAGATAGATGTATTTTAGAAGAAATAGGTGATTTTGTGGGAAGTATTCTTTTGCAGCCACATCCTTTACCGTTGAGGTCTGTATCAGTAACAAATtgtgaaaacaaaaacaacaaaaaggaaagtcgtaaaagaagaaattcaacCAGTAGCTCTGTTGAGAGCGAACCAAATTCTCCTACTTTGAAAATATCTCGACCAAATACACCAGTTTCTACAGTATCTGTTGGATCTAGTACATCTTTGGCTCAAGTTACAAGAGCTGGTTCTTTTAGTACACAACCAACTCTAGTCACAGTGACTGGTCAacatattaatcaaaattcaaCAATAAGACGTAAATCGCGAGTTATTAGTAATCCAAAAGCACAATTTGTAGAACATTTGATAACTTCTAGAGTACCTGcacaa AAAATTACCAACTCAACAAGTGGTGGTATAACTTTAAACATTGGTTCTTTAGCAAGTCTAGCACCAATTGGACCAATACGTTTAGGTTCATCTGTTGATCAAACTAATACAGTTAAGACAATTAATACATCCAAATCTTCAATTGCATCAAATAAAATTCCTAAAATTATATCATCGAATATACCACTTCAGAATGTTCCTAAAATGAAAGCTATTGTTTCGacaaataaaactttttcaaaagtaATATCAAGCAATTATAGACACACtaatatcatcgataaaaatggtGATACAAAACTGATTAATGTTTTGACAACAGGAAATCAGTCAAGAATAAATCCTTTAAGTGCTGcag GACATAGTAAATCTACAAATGGAGAAATAAACGGAGCCTTGTCGACATTGTTACACAATGGAAAAAGTTCTACTGCAACAATAAATGGTTCTCCTTCTTCCCGTATATCTTTAAGTTCAAGTATATTGTTAACACCTAACATCTCTTCGACAACTAACACAGCAGCTACCACTTCAACTGTTACAAaag CAATGGAAAACAGAGAACCCTCCAATAGTTCTCAACATGTGGCACTTAATCCTACTCATATATGGGACATACCTAAGATCTCACAGTTATCATCACAAACAGTTTCTACGAACAAAGATTCTATAAGTACAATAGCTGGAAATACTACtgcaattaatgaaaatatccaAAGTACCAGAACTACATCTTCATCTGTAACAGTTCCATTCACTTTTCATAAAACTGGGACTAATGTAGCTATGTCTAATCAATTGAAATTGTCTCATAATGTTACAAAAACAATGCCAAAAATTACACTAAATACAAATAACTTACAAAGAATCCAGAAAGGAAGATCACAAACAGcactaaagaaaaatattgttaatgatATAGATGATGATTTGGGAAATATATTAGACATACCAATAATATTTGCAAAAGATGATGATAGTTTAAATAATGTTGAGAAAGTATACACATCTCAAGCTGCAgattctaaagaaaaatatgtaccAAAATTTAGTAATACTACAAAAGTTGTTCTTATAAGTAACAAGCACGACAAACTTCAACATACTTCTAATAAATTCGTAACTCCTACGACACAAACTATTATATGTCCCAATGTTCCTGTGCAAAATATGAACCACGTAATATTACAAACGCAATCACAAAGTTCagtaataaagacaaaaactAGACTTGGATTACCTGCACAGAGTCGTTCGAATCAACCTACTATTAAGTAcactaaaattattttagcaaaaagaaataatacacaATCTTCTCAAgttgataaaaatgaacaagTTCTACTATCGAAAACTTCTCAGAGATTAAATAAACCAAAAGTatgtatttttgaaaaaaatgatcataaATATGCTCCAcctcaaataaaatatcaagaaaataGTTCCAATGATGTAATTGAAATTGAAGAtgcaataaaaacaaatattatagagAGGAAATACGTTACAATACCTGAAATCGATCTCACATCTCCGACTAAATgcaatgaaagagaaatttcgaatgaacgtgaagtaaaatttgaaaataaagaacataCCGAACATGCTACATTTAATAGCATTACAGGACTGGAAACATAA
- the LOC124953140 gene encoding KAT8 regulatory NSL complex subunit 3 isoform X2 — protein MSSGLVSSTSLGSYELPSPIGDTVEDNSNKFTTYLHQLAGINEMEVDVILKDHSYARPWNWKPENIYVKPIKKLFFPKINSVIQDEEIDVEKTDDEQPVPPLDLTRTRHVMDEFQRLANFARPDDNDDWEEKIDKSMWTSLQSRIFTKVIRILNSERLARLAKSNAIVEPIFRRTSINTTARRFRETLASAGWDWRLTQWLHGLLFDHLSQEYLAIYLDILQTLRLKIPQLVDKMITVQPNINAKNGSITWETLGSLLKRTWDPIAPTLNNNRLKKLPGNPILIIAPSSIGSSISSRQHKWITQLGALGMVVNVHTHIGLAANRMTMMVCIDQLIQAMRAKIQDIKSDCPGRPIILVGFNTGAALACQVAQMEHVTAVICLGFPFSTVEGKRGSPDDTLLDIRCPVMFIIGQNASLVRPDDLEDLREKMLVETSLVVIGTADDYLRISTAKKISEGITQSMVDRCILEEIGDFVGSILLQPHPLPLRSVSVTNCENKNNKKESRKRRNSTSSSVESEPNSPTLKISRPNTPVSTVSVGSSTSLAQVTRAGSFSTQPTLVTVTGQHINQNSTIRRKSRVISNPKAQFVEHLITSRVPAQKITNSTSGGITLNIGSLASLAPIGPIRLGSSVDQTNTVKTINTSKSSIASNKIPKIISSNIPLQNVPKMKAIVSTNKTFSKVISSNYRHTNIIDKNGDTKLINVLTTGNQSRINPLSAAGHSKSTNGEINGALSTLLHNGKSSTATINGSPSSRISLSSSILLTPNISSTTNTAATTSTVTKAMENREPSNSSQHVALNPTHIWDIPKISQLSSQTVSTNKDSISTIAGNTTAINENIQSTRTTSSSVTVPFTFHKTGTNVAMSNQLKLSHNVTKTMPKITLNTNNLQRIQKGRSQTALKKNIVNDIDDDLGNILDIPIIFAKDDDSLNNVEKVYTSQAADSKEKYVPKFSNTTKVVLISNKHDKLQHTSNKFVTPTTQTIICPNVPVQNMNHVILQTQSQSSVIKTKTRLGLPAQSRSNQPTIKYTKIILAKRNNTQSSQVDKNEQVLLSKTSQRLNKPKVCIFEKNDHKYAPPQIKYQENSSNDVIEIEDAIKTNIIERKYVTIPEIDLTSPTKCNEREISNEREVKFENKEHTEHATFNSITGLET, from the exons ATGTCATCTGGATTGGTTTCTTCTACTTCACTAGGTAGCTATGAGCTACCAAGTCCGATAGGAGATACAGTGGaagataattctaataaatttacaaCATATCTGCATCAACTTGCTGGTATCAATGAAATGGAGGTTGATGTGATACTTAAAGATCATTCTTATGCTCGTCCATGGAATTGGAAAccagaaaatatttatgttaaaccaataaaaaaattattttttccaaaaattaattcagttat ACAAGATGAAGAGATTGATGTAGAGAAAACTGATGATGAGCAGCCAGTTCCACCTTTAGATTTAACAAGAACGCGACATGTTATGGATGAATTCCAGCGATTAGCAAATTTTGCAAGACCAGATGATAATGACGActgggaagaaaaaatagacaaGTCGATGTGGACATCTTTACAAAGTCGAATATTTACTAAAGTCATTAGAATATTGAATTCTGAGCGACTTGCAAGATTAGCAAAGTCAAATGCTATAGTAGAGCCAATTTTTCGTCGTACATCAATAAATACTACAGCAAGACGATTTAGAGAAACTTTAGCATCAGCTGGTTGGGATTGGAGATTAACTCAATGGTTACATGGTTTATTATTTGATCATCTTTCTCAAGAGTACTTAGCTATTTATCTTGATATCTTACAAACATTGAGATTAAAAATTCCACAACTTGTGGATAAAATGATAACAGTACAACCAAATATTAATGCAAAAAATGGTTCAATAACATGGGAAACTCTAGGTTCTCTGTTAAAACGAACGTGGGATCCAATTGCTCctacattaaataataacaggCTT AAGAAACTCCCAGGAAATCCCATTTTAATAATAGCTCCATCCAGTATTGGGTCCAGTATTTCTTCTCGTCAACATAAATGGATTACACAGTTAGGAGCATTAGGAATGGTTGTTAATGTGCATACACATATAGGATTAGCCGCTAACAGAATGACAATGATGGTATGCATTGATCAACTAATTCAAGCTATGCGAGCTAAAATACAGGATATTAAAAGTGATTGTCCTGGCAGACCAATAATTCTTGTTGGTTTCAATACTGGAGCAGCTTTGGCTTGTcag gtGGCACAAATGGAACACGTAACTGCAGTAATTTGCCttggttttcctttttctactgTCGAAGGAAAACGAGGTTCACCCGATGATACGTTACTAGATATTCGTTGTCctgttatgtttattataggACAAAATGCTTCTTTAGTAAGACCTGATGATTTAGAAGATCTTCGTGAAAAAATGTTAGTTGAAACAAGTTTGGTAGTGATTGGAACTGCAGATGATTATCTACGAATATCGACTGCTAAGAAAATATCAGAGGGTATTACACAAAGCATGGTAGATAGATGTATTTTAGAAGAAATAGGTGATTTTGTGGGAAGTATTCTTTTGCAGCCACATCCTTTACCGTTGAGGTCTGTATCAGTAACAAATtgtgaaaacaaaaacaacaaaaaggaaagtcgtaaaagaagaaattcaacCAGTAGCTCTGTTGAGAGCGAACCAAATTCTCCTACTTTGAAAATATCTCGACCAAATACACCAGTTTCTACAGTATCTGTTGGATCTAGTACATCTTTGGCTCAAGTTACAAGAGCTGGTTCTTTTAGTACACAACCAACTCTAGTCACAGTGACTGGTCAacatattaatcaaaattcaaCAATAAGACGTAAATCGCGAGTTATTAGTAATCCAAAAGCACAATTTGTAGAACATTTGATAACTTCTAGAGTACCTGcacaa AAAATTACCAACTCAACAAGTGGTGGTATAACTTTAAACATTGGTTCTTTAGCAAGTCTAGCACCAATTGGACCAATACGTTTAGGTTCATCTGTTGATCAAACTAATACAGTTAAGACAATTAATACATCCAAATCTTCAATTGCATCAAATAAAATTCCTAAAATTATATCATCGAATATACCACTTCAGAATGTTCCTAAAATGAAAGCTATTGTTTCGacaaataaaactttttcaaaagtaATATCAAGCAATTATAGACACACtaatatcatcgataaaaatggtGATACAAAACTGATTAATGTTTTGACAACAGGAAATCAGTCAAGAATAAATCCTTTAAGTGCTGcag GACATAGTAAATCTACAAATGGAGAAATAAACGGAGCCTTGTCGACATTGTTACACAATGGAAAAAGTTCTACTGCAACAATAAATGGTTCTCCTTCTTCCCGTATATCTTTAAGTTCAAGTATATTGTTAACACCTAACATCTCTTCGACAACTAACACAGCAGCTACCACTTCAACTGTTACAAaag CAATGGAAAACAGAGAACCCTCCAATAGTTCTCAACATGTGGCACTTAATCCTACTCATATATGGGACATACCTAAGATCTCACAGTTATCATCACAAACAGTTTCTACGAACAAAGATTCTATAAGTACAATAGCTGGAAATACTACtgcaattaatgaaaatatccaAAGTACCAGAACTACATCTTCATCTGTAACAGTTCCATTCACTTTTCATAAAACTGGGACTAATGTAGCTATGTCTAATCAATTGAAATTGTCTCATAATGTTACAAAAACAATGCCAAAAATTACACTAAATACAAATAACTTACAAAGAATCCAGAAAGGAAGATCACAAACAGcactaaagaaaaatattgttaatgatATAGATGATGATTTGGGAAATATATTAGACATACCAATAATATTTGCAAAAGATGATGATAGTTTAAATAATGTTGAGAAAGTATACACATCTCAAGCTGCAgattctaaagaaaaatatgtaccAAAATTTAGTAATACTACAAAAGTTGTTCTTATAAGTAACAAGCACGACAAACTTCAACATACTTCTAATAAATTCGTAACTCCTACGACACAAACTATTATATGTCCCAATGTTCCTGTGCAAAATATGAACCACGTAATATTACAAACGCAATCACAAAGTTCagtaataaagacaaaaactAGACTTGGATTACCTGCACAGAGTCGTTCGAATCAACCTACTATTAAGTAcactaaaattattttagcaaaaagaaataatacacaATCTTCTCAAgttgataaaaatgaacaagTTCTACTATCGAAAACTTCTCAGAGATTAAATAAACCAAAAGTatgtatttttgaaaaaaatgatcataaATATGCTCCAcctcaaataaaatatcaagaaaataGTTCCAATGATGTAATTGAAATTGAAGAtgcaataaaaacaaatattatagagAGGAAATACGTTACAATACCTGAAATCGATCTCACATCTCCGACTAAATgcaatgaaagagaaatttcgaatgaacgtgaagtaaaatttgaaaataaagaacataCCGAACATGCTACATTTAATAGCATTACAGGACTGGAAACATAA
- the LOC124953177 gene encoding phospholipid phosphatase 5 produces the protein MLIVRLFGIEFSARFCFDVLLRIILALLFLKLEQAEPFTRKIHEDELWLYKNPQTDSYVPTTVLWPLVFLMPVVVILFSFIINKDKIDFSQALLCVTLALGFNGLITDIIKLIVGRPRPDFFWRCFPDGQMNSEFKCTGNPITIRDGKKSFPSGHSSFAFASFGFVALYLAGKLHTFSLTGKAQSWKLCSFILPICIALIIALSRTCDYHHHWQDIVAGGLIGSCLTYICYRHYYPPLDSQMCHKPYAAFTMQLQLENTKNNKNEQIKWI, from the exons ATGCTTATTGTACGTCTTTTCGGCATAGAATTTTCAGCGAGATTTTGCTTTGACGTTTTGTTACGAATCATTCTGGCATTATTGTTTCT aaaactGGAACAAGCAGAGCCATTTACTAGAAAAATACATGAAGATGAATTATGGTTATATAAAAATCCACAAACAGATTCCTATGTTCCAACTACAGTATTATGG cCTCTTGTATTCTTGATGCCAGTTGttgtgatattattttcatttataatcaataaagATAAGATTGATTTTTCTCAAGCTTTGTTATGTGTAACGTTAGCTTTGGGATTTAATGGTTtaattacagatattataAAGCTTATAGTTG GACGACCAAGGCCAGATTTCTTTTGGCGGTGTTTTCCAGATGGGCAAATGAATTCTGAATTTAAATGTACAGGAAATCCAATTACTATTAGAGATGGTAAAAAATCATTCCCAAGTGGACATTCCTCGT TTGCGTTCGCAAGCTTTGGCTTTGTGGCACTATATTTAGCAGGAAAACTTCACACATTTAGCTTAACAGGCAAAGCTCAATCTTGGAAGCTGTGTTCATTTATTCTTCCAATTTGTATTGCTCTTATTATTGCATTAAGTCGTACTTgtgattatcatcatcattggcaag ataTTGTGGCTGGTGGACTTATAGGATCTTGcttaacatacatatgttataGACATTACTATCCACCATTAGATTCTCAAATGTGTCATAAACCATATGCAGCATTCACTATGCAATTGCAACTAGAGAATaccaaaaataacaaaaatgaacaaatcaaatggatataa